One region of Anaerolineae bacterium genomic DNA includes:
- the murA gene encoding UDP-N-acetylglucosamine 1-carboxyvinyltransferase, which yields MEQFVIEGGYPLKGTVRISGNKNAALPLLAASLLTDEEVILENMPNILDVRTMIQLISDLGAEVRWIGDGMVAVRAREVRKAELSPELCRQIRASILLAGPMLARCGQVDLPLPGGDVIGRRRVDTHFLALKALGAEVEVDGGYSMRAHKLAGQDILLDEASVTATENALMAAVLAKGTTIIRNAACEPHIQDLAHFLNAMGAQIEGIGSNTLIVHGVDRLHGTRYRISPDYIETGSFIGLAAVTRSEILIQDAGPEFMRMILLKFRRLGVEVEIRGQDIFVPADQPLEVVCDVDGAVPKIDDAPWPNFPADLMSIAVVVATQSKGTVLIHEKMFESRLFFVDKLIAMGAQIILCDPHRAVVVGPTRLHGEQLESPDIRAGMALLIASLCARGQSVIRNIGQIDRGYERVDEKLRALGARIERVRIP from the coding sequence ACAGTTCGTCATCGAAGGTGGGTATCCTCTGAAGGGTACGGTCCGCATCAGCGGGAATAAGAACGCCGCCCTGCCGCTCCTGGCGGCCAGCCTGCTCACCGATGAGGAAGTCATCCTCGAGAACATGCCCAACATCCTGGATGTGCGGACGATGATACAGCTCATCTCCGACCTGGGAGCGGAGGTCCGCTGGATCGGTGACGGCATGGTCGCGGTGCGCGCCAGGGAGGTGCGCAAGGCGGAGCTCTCGCCGGAGCTTTGCCGGCAGATCCGCGCCTCCATCCTGCTGGCCGGCCCCATGCTGGCCCGCTGTGGCCAGGTGGACCTCCCCCTGCCGGGCGGCGACGTCATTGGCCGGCGGCGCGTGGACACCCATTTCCTGGCCCTCAAAGCCCTGGGGGCAGAGGTGGAGGTGGACGGCGGATACTCCATGCGCGCCCACAAGCTCGCCGGCCAGGACATCCTCCTGGACGAGGCCAGCGTCACCGCCACAGAGAACGCCCTCATGGCGGCGGTGCTGGCGAAGGGCACTACCATTATCCGCAATGCCGCCTGCGAGCCGCACATCCAGGACCTGGCACATTTCCTCAACGCCATGGGAGCGCAGATCGAGGGCATTGGCTCCAATACCCTCATCGTTCATGGCGTGGACCGCTTGCACGGCACGCGCTACCGCATCTCCCCGGATTACATCGAGACGGGGAGCTTTATCGGCCTGGCGGCGGTGACGCGCAGTGAGATCCTGATACAGGATGCCGGCCCGGAGTTCATGCGCATGATCCTGCTCAAGTTCCGCCGGCTGGGGGTCGAGGTCGAGATCCGCGGCCAGGACATCTTTGTGCCGGCGGATCAGCCCCTCGAGGTCGTCTGCGATGTGGACGGCGCCGTGCCCAAAATTGACGATGCCCCATGGCCCAACTTCCCGGCGGATCTGATGAGCATCGCCGTCGTGGTGGCCACCCAGAGCAAGGGCACGGTCCTTATTCACGAGAAGATGTTCGAGAGCCGGCTCTTTTTCGTGGACAAGCTCATCGCCATGGGGGCGCAGATCATCCTCTGCGACCCGCATCGGGCGGTGGTGGTGGGGCCGACGCGACTGCACGGCGAGCAGTTGGAAAGCCCGGACATTCGGGCCGGCATGGCCCTGCTCATCGCCAGCCTGTGCGCCCGCGGGCAGAGCGTCATCCGCAACATCGGCCAAATCGACCGCGGGTATGAGCGGGTGGATGAGAAACTGCGGGCGCTGGGGGCGCGCATCGAACGGGTGCGCATCCCATAG